A window of the Salvelinus sp. IW2-2015 linkage group LG3, ASM291031v2, whole genome shotgun sequence genome harbors these coding sequences:
- the LOC111951089 gene encoding L-lactate dehydrogenase B chain — translation MSSVMQKLITPMASGPAEPPRNKVTVVGVGMVGMACAVSILLRDLADELALVDVMEDKLKGEMMDLQHGSLFLKTSKIVADKDYAVTANSRIVVVTAGVRQQEGESRLNLVQRNVNIFKHIIPQIVKHSPNCTLIVVSNPVDVLTYVTWKLSGLPKHRVIGSGTNLDSARFRFLMAERLGIHATSFNGWVLGEHGDTSVPVWSGVSVAGVNLQKLNPEFGLDGDKENWKATHKEVVDSAYEVIKLKGYTNWAIGLSVADLTESIIKNMSRIHPVSTMVKDMYGIGEEVFLSLPCVLNSNGVGSVINMTLTDAEVGQLKKSADTLWGIQKDLKDI, via the exons ATGTCGTCTGTGATGCAGAAGTTGATCACCCCCATGGCCAGCGGCCCTGCTGAGCCCCCCAGGAACAAGGTGACCGTGGTGGGGGTGGGCATGGTGGGCATGGCCTGTGCCGTCAGCATCCTCCTCAGG GACTTGGCTGATGAGCTGGCTCTGGTTGATGTGATGGAGGATAAGCTGAAGGGAGAGATGATGGACCTGCAGCACGGCAGCCTCTTCCTAAAGACATCTAAGATAGTCGCTGACAAAG ACTATGCCGTGACTGCAAACTCCCGCATCGTGGTTGTGACCGCTGGCGTGCgtcagcaggagggagagagcaggctcAACCTGGTCCAGAGGAACGTCAACATCTTCAAACACATCATCCCCCAGATCGTCAAACACTCTCCCAACTGCACCCTTATCGTGGTGTCCaacccag TGGATGTGCTGACCTATGTGACATGGAAGTTGAGCGGCCTGCCCAAACACCGTGTCATCGGCAGCGGCACCAACCTGGACTCCGCCCGTTTCCGTTTTCTGATGGCTGAGCGCCTGGGCATCCATGCCACCAGCTTCAACGGATGGGTGCTGGGAGAACACGGCGATACCAGCG TCCCTGTGTGGAGCGGTGTCAGCGTAGCTGGAGTTAACCTGCAGAAGCTGAACCCAGAGTTTGGCCTTGACGGAGACAAGGAGAACTGGAAGGCCACCCATAAGGAAGTGGTCGACAG TGCCTATGAGGTGATCAAGCTGAAGGGGTATACCAACTGGGCCATCGGCCTGAGTGTGGCTGATCTCACTGAGAGCATCATCAAGAACATGAGCAGGATACACCCTGTCTCCACCATGGTCAAG GACATGTATGGTATTGGCGAGGAGGTGTTCCTGTCCCTGCCATGCGTGCTGAACAGCAATGGAGTGGGCAGTGTGATCAACATGACCCTGACTGACGCTGAGGTGGGCCAGCTGAAGAAAAGTGCAGACACACTCTGGGGCATCCAGAAGGACCTCAAGGACATCTAG